One genomic segment of Amycolatopsis sp. WQ 127309 includes these proteins:
- a CDS encoding glycosyltransferase family 4 protein, whose protein sequence is MNALYVILPGDVDDPAVPSGGNTYDRRMCDGLTAAGLDVHEIAVSGSWPRPDTEARAVLGHLLAALPTGSAVLLDGLVACGVPEVIVPQARRLSLSVLVHLPLADETGLPPALAAELDALERETLHAASSVVATSEWAARRLIRHHGLAPHRVHAVTPGVDPAPLSIGTDGMSRLVCVANVTPRKGQGVLAQALETVADLRWTCECVGGIRRETKYVERLREHRLGARFTLTGPRTGPALAATYHSADLLVLPSRAETFGMVVTEALSRGVPVLTTDVDALPDTVGVAPDGSVPGMLVPGDDVEALGAALRRWLTEADLRKRLRTSAQLRRETLTGWDATARRIAEVLQRQEAAA, encoded by the coding sequence GTGAACGCCCTCTACGTCATCCTGCCCGGCGACGTCGACGACCCGGCCGTCCCGAGCGGCGGCAACACCTACGACCGCCGGATGTGCGACGGCCTCACCGCGGCCGGCCTCGACGTCCACGAGATCGCCGTCAGCGGCAGCTGGCCGCGGCCGGACACCGAGGCGCGCGCGGTCCTCGGCCACCTGCTCGCGGCGCTGCCCACCGGGTCCGCCGTGCTGCTCGACGGCCTGGTCGCGTGCGGTGTGCCCGAGGTGATCGTCCCGCAGGCGCGTCGCCTGTCGCTGTCGGTCCTGGTGCACCTGCCGCTGGCCGACGAGACCGGCCTGCCGCCCGCGCTCGCCGCCGAGCTGGACGCGCTGGAGCGCGAGACGCTGCACGCCGCGAGCTCGGTCGTCGCGACCAGCGAGTGGGCGGCGCGGCGGCTGATCCGCCACCACGGCCTGGCCCCGCACCGCGTCCACGCCGTGACGCCCGGGGTCGACCCGGCGCCGCTGTCGATCGGCACCGACGGCATGTCGCGCCTGGTCTGCGTGGCCAACGTGACCCCGCGCAAGGGCCAGGGCGTGCTCGCCCAGGCCCTCGAAACCGTCGCCGACCTGCGCTGGACCTGCGAATGCGTCGGTGGGATCCGCCGGGAGACGAAGTACGTCGAGCGGCTGCGCGAGCACCGCCTCGGCGCCCGGTTCACCCTCACCGGCCCGCGGACCGGCCCGGCGCTCGCCGCGACCTACCACTCCGCCGACCTGCTCGTGCTGCCTTCGCGCGCCGAGACGTTCGGCATGGTCGTCACCGAGGCCCTCTCCCGCGGCGTGCCGGTGCTGACCACCGACGTCGACGCGCTGCCCGACACCGTCGGCGTCGCGCCGGACGGCTCGGTGCCCGGGATGCTCGTGCCGGGCGACGACGTCGAAGCGCTCGGGGCCGCGCTGCGCCGCTGGCTGACCGAAGCCGACCTGCGCAAGCGTTTGCGCACGTCGGCGCAGCTGCGCCGCGAGACGCTGACCGGCTGGGACGCCACCGCGCGCCGGATCGCCGAGGTGCTGCAGCGGCAGGAGGCCGCCGCATGA
- a CDS encoding 6-carboxytetrahydropterin synthase, translated as MFSITVRDHVMVAHSFRGEVFGPAQRLHGATFVVDATFRRTDLDEDNIVVDIGKATEELGAVLSDLNYRNLDDEPVFKGINTSTEFLAKVVADRLADAIHAGRLGEGARGLEGITVSLKESHVAWASYERAL; from the coding sequence GTGTTCAGCATCACCGTCCGTGACCACGTGATGGTCGCCCACAGCTTCCGCGGAGAAGTCTTCGGACCCGCGCAACGCCTGCACGGCGCGACCTTCGTGGTGGATGCCACCTTCCGCCGGACCGACCTCGACGAGGACAACATCGTCGTCGACATCGGCAAGGCCACGGAAGAGCTCGGGGCGGTGCTGAGCGACCTGAACTACCGCAACCTCGACGACGAGCCGGTGTTCAAGGGCATCAACACCTCGACCGAGTTCCTCGCGAAGGTCGTCGCCGACCGCCTCGCCGACGCGATCCACGCCGGCCGCCTCGGCGAAGGCGCGCGCGGGCTCGAAGGCATCACCGTCTCGCTGAAGGAATCGCACGTCGCCTGGGCGAGTTACGAGCGTGCGCTGTGA
- a CDS encoding zinc-binding alcohol dehydrogenase has translation MERAFWVQKPGEGEIRPVTLRDPGPGEVLVRTLCSGVSRGTETLVFRGGVPASQYDVMRAPFQDGEFPGPVKYGYLNVGVVETGELRGKTVFCLYPHQTAYVVPVSAVTLVPDNVPPGRAILAGTVETAVNAVWDARPRLGDRIAVIGAGMVGASVAKLLNGFPATRVQLIDVDPRQKEIADALGVGFATPEAALGDCDLIVHASASEAGLAKALELLAPEGEVVELSWYGDRKVSVPLGENFHSRRLTIRSSQVGTVARPDRDYAQRLGVALDLLADPAFEALVNGECAFDDLPSVLPRLATNELSARCLRVMYQPQ, from the coding sequence GTGGAACGCGCTTTCTGGGTTCAAAAGCCGGGCGAAGGCGAGATCCGGCCCGTGACGCTGCGCGACCCCGGACCGGGCGAAGTCCTTGTGCGCACGCTGTGTTCGGGCGTCTCGCGCGGCACCGAGACCCTCGTGTTCCGCGGCGGCGTCCCGGCGAGCCAGTACGACGTCATGCGCGCGCCGTTCCAGGACGGCGAGTTCCCCGGCCCGGTGAAGTACGGCTACCTCAACGTCGGCGTCGTCGAAACCGGCGAGCTCCGGGGCAAGACCGTCTTCTGCCTCTACCCGCACCAGACCGCGTACGTCGTCCCGGTGAGCGCGGTGACCCTCGTGCCCGACAACGTCCCGCCCGGCCGCGCGATCCTCGCCGGCACCGTCGAGACCGCGGTCAACGCCGTGTGGGACGCGCGGCCGCGGCTCGGTGACCGGATCGCCGTGATCGGCGCCGGGATGGTCGGCGCCAGCGTCGCGAAACTGCTCAACGGCTTCCCCGCGACGCGCGTGCAGCTCATCGACGTCGACCCGCGGCAGAAAGAGATCGCCGACGCACTCGGCGTCGGCTTCGCGACACCGGAAGCGGCGCTGGGCGACTGCGACCTCATCGTCCACGCGAGCGCGTCCGAAGCCGGCCTCGCTAAGGCGCTGGAGCTGCTCGCGCCGGAGGGCGAGGTCGTCGAGCTGTCCTGGTACGGCGACCGGAAGGTCAGCGTGCCGCTCGGCGAGAACTTCCACTCGCGACGGCTGACGATCCGCAGCAGCCAGGTCGGCACGGTCGCGCGCCCGGACCGCGACTACGCGCAGCGGCTCGGCGTCGCTCTCGATCTTCTGGCCGATCCGGCGTTCGAGGCGCTGGTCAACGGCGAATGCGCGTTTGACGACCTGCCGTCGGTGTTACCCCGGTTGGCCACGAATGAACTTTCCGCCCGCTGCCTCCGTGTCATGTATCAGCCGCAGTAA
- a CDS encoding CDP-alcohol phosphatidyltransferase family protein yields the protein MIKHGLLLRAAVPAWVLTAGAVAGGLAPIAWATGLVFGLALVLLTGWGLRRTGRGGFGPADWITFARATLVGSAAELIADAHQPIAWLVALIAVALALDGVDGQVARRTGTTSEFGARFDMEVDAFLILLLCVQVSEKLGLWVLAIGLMRYAFVAASWAMPWLTAPLYPSMARKTVAAVQGVVLVVAVSEILPVAWTFAAVVFALTSLVWSFGRDVVWLARTRVQAASPAPIVVLTRRLGHGTALPGHNQAA from the coding sequence ATGATCAAGCACGGACTTCTCCTACGCGCGGCGGTGCCGGCGTGGGTGCTCACCGCCGGGGCCGTCGCCGGTGGCCTCGCGCCGATCGCCTGGGCGACCGGGCTCGTGTTCGGCCTCGCGCTGGTGCTGCTGACGGGCTGGGGCCTGCGACGAACCGGCCGCGGGGGCTTCGGTCCGGCGGACTGGATCACCTTCGCCCGGGCGACGCTCGTCGGCTCCGCCGCGGAACTGATCGCGGACGCCCACCAGCCGATCGCGTGGCTGGTCGCGCTGATCGCCGTCGCCCTGGCCCTGGACGGCGTCGACGGCCAGGTCGCCCGCCGCACCGGGACGACGTCGGAGTTCGGCGCGCGCTTCGACATGGAGGTCGACGCGTTCCTGATCCTGCTGCTGTGCGTCCAGGTGTCGGAGAAGCTCGGCCTGTGGGTGCTGGCGATCGGCCTGATGCGCTACGCGTTCGTCGCGGCGTCGTGGGCGATGCCGTGGCTGACGGCGCCGCTGTACCCGAGCATGGCCCGCAAGACGGTGGCCGCGGTCCAGGGCGTGGTCTTGGTGGTCGCGGTGTCGGAGATCCTGCCGGTGGCGTGGACGTTCGCGGCGGTGGTCTTCGCGCTGACGTCGCTGGTCTGGTCGTTCGGCCGCGACGTCGTCTGGCTGGCCCGGACGCGCGTCCAGGCGGCGAGCCCGGCCCCGATCGTGGTCCTCACCCGCCGCCTCGGCCACGGCACCGCGCTGCCGGGCCACAACCAGGCCGCTTAG
- the ligD gene encoding non-homologous end-joining DNA ligase, with protein MSSDELRHGVKLSSLDQEVFPGAGATKREMLDYLEAVADRMVPELRDRPLSVVRVLRGQGPFMQKNLPKYTPDWVERMPLWADRSRREVIYALGNDLRTLIWFGNQRAIEYHVTLFRGEPTTGPTHLVLDLDPPEEGPFTLAIDAAKLVREALQADGLDGAVKTSGSKGLHVFVPLAPGQSTEDIAAATRAVAARAERIDPARGTTEFVKDRRDGKVFLDSTRSGGGTVVCVYSPRNRPGAPVSFPVRWADLDGVKPSDFTVHTAPGLLADGDPWTAEMPEPFVLPADLVEEGHTIPVARVAAMHEGKRRAKAARESG; from the coding sequence ATGAGCAGCGATGAGCTCCGTCACGGCGTGAAGCTGAGCAGTCTCGACCAGGAGGTCTTCCCCGGTGCGGGGGCCACCAAGCGCGAGATGCTCGACTACCTCGAAGCGGTCGCCGACCGGATGGTGCCGGAGCTGCGCGACCGGCCGTTGTCGGTGGTGCGGGTGCTGCGCGGCCAGGGGCCGTTCATGCAGAAGAACCTGCCGAAGTACACGCCGGACTGGGTCGAGCGGATGCCGCTGTGGGCCGACCGCTCGCGCCGCGAAGTCATCTACGCGCTCGGCAACGACCTGCGCACGCTGATCTGGTTCGGCAACCAGCGGGCGATCGAGTACCACGTGACGCTCTTCCGCGGCGAGCCCACGACCGGGCCGACGCACCTCGTCCTCGACCTCGACCCGCCGGAGGAAGGCCCGTTCACGCTGGCGATCGACGCCGCGAAGCTGGTGCGCGAGGCGCTGCAGGCCGACGGCCTCGACGGCGCCGTCAAGACCAGTGGTTCGAAGGGGCTGCACGTCTTCGTCCCGCTCGCCCCGGGCCAGTCGACCGAAGACATCGCGGCGGCCACGCGGGCGGTGGCGGCCCGCGCTGAGCGCATCGACCCCGCGCGCGGCACGACGGAGTTCGTCAAGGACCGCCGTGACGGCAAGGTCTTCCTGGACTCGACCCGCTCCGGCGGCGGCACGGTCGTCTGCGTCTACAGCCCCCGCAACCGCCCGGGCGCGCCGGTGTCGTTCCCGGTCCGCTGGGCCGACCTGGACGGCGTGAAGCCGTCGGACTTCACGGTCCACACCGCGCCGGGCCTGCTCGCCGACGGCGACCCGTGGACGGCGGAGATGCCGGAGCCGTTCGTGCTGCCGGCGGACCTGGTCGAGGAGGGCCACACGATCCCGGTCGCCCGGGTGGCCGCGATGCACGAAGGCAAGCGCCGCGCCAAGGCCGCCCGCGAGTCGGGCTGA
- a CDS encoding FAD-binding oxidoreductase has protein sequence MDVTPLTGQVFEPGQDGYADEVAGFQLAVTSRPAVVVGAETAADVVTAVRFAAAHGLRVTVQATGHGLTAGTDGLLISTRRLTGVEVDAEAGTARVEAGVRWGAVLEAAAKHGLAPLSGSSPDVGVVGYTLSGGFGLMARKYGRAADHVRAIDVVTADGSVRHVEAGSDLFWALRGGRADFGIVTALEIGLVPVTELYGGGLYFGTEDIPAVLRAWRTWASSAPDTLTTSLAMIPYPDLPMVPEPLRGKHIAHVRVAYLGDGGDDLVAPLRAAAPALLDTLKPMPFRESGSIAAEPPHPHGYHGTNATVTQLNDAMLDAIVEHAGPGADVGTVLIVDRLGGALTRPPAVPGVGWDSAAEFVVRALSVVEAGIEPVRRAHAKLFDALTPWSSGRLLPFVYGEHDPAEVAESVYPAGDLRRLRELKREYDPKATFGA, from the coding sequence ATGGACGTCACCCCGCTCACCGGCCAGGTCTTCGAGCCGGGCCAAGACGGCTACGCCGACGAGGTCGCCGGCTTCCAGCTCGCCGTCACCAGCCGGCCCGCCGTGGTCGTCGGCGCCGAGACCGCCGCCGACGTCGTCACCGCCGTCCGGTTCGCCGCGGCCCACGGCCTGCGCGTCACCGTGCAGGCCACCGGGCACGGCCTGACCGCGGGCACCGACGGGCTGCTGATCAGCACCCGCCGGCTGACCGGCGTGGAAGTCGACGCCGAGGCCGGCACCGCCCGCGTCGAGGCCGGGGTCCGCTGGGGCGCGGTGCTCGAAGCCGCCGCGAAGCACGGGCTCGCCCCGCTCAGCGGCTCGTCGCCGGACGTCGGCGTCGTCGGTTACACCCTCAGCGGCGGCTTCGGCCTGATGGCGCGGAAGTACGGCCGCGCCGCCGACCACGTGCGCGCGATCGACGTCGTGACCGCCGACGGCTCGGTGCGGCACGTCGAGGCGGGTTCGGACCTGTTCTGGGCGTTGCGCGGCGGCCGGGCGGACTTCGGCATCGTGACCGCGCTGGAGATCGGCCTGGTCCCGGTCACCGAGCTGTACGGCGGCGGCCTCTACTTCGGCACCGAGGACATCCCCGCGGTGCTGCGGGCCTGGCGCACGTGGGCGTCGAGCGCGCCCGACACGCTGACGACGTCACTCGCGATGATCCCGTACCCCGACCTGCCGATGGTGCCGGAACCGTTGCGCGGCAAGCACATCGCGCACGTCCGGGTCGCCTACCTCGGCGACGGCGGTGACGACCTCGTCGCGCCGCTGCGGGCCGCGGCGCCCGCGTTGCTGGACACGCTGAAGCCGATGCCGTTCCGCGAGTCCGGCTCGATCGCGGCCGAGCCGCCGCACCCGCACGGCTACCACGGCACCAACGCGACGGTCACCCAGCTCAACGACGCCATGCTCGACGCGATCGTCGAGCACGCGGGCCCGGGCGCGGACGTCGGCACCGTGCTGATCGTCGACCGGCTGGGCGGCGCGCTCACCCGGCCGCCCGCGGTGCCAGGCGTCGGCTGGGACAGCGCGGCGGAGTTCGTCGTCCGGGCGCTTTCCGTGGTCGAGGCCGGGATCGAGCCGGTCCGGCGGGCACACGCGAAGCTGTTCGACGCGCTGACGCCGTGGTCGAGCGGGCGGCTGCTGCCGTTCGTGTACGGCGAGCACGACCCGGCGGAGGTCGCCGAGAGCGTCTACCCGGCGGGCGACCTGCGGCGGTTGCGCGAGCTGAAGCGCGAGTACGACCCGAAGGCCACCTTCGGTGCTTGA
- a CDS encoding LysR family transcriptional regulator, which yields MELHQLAYFVAVAEEGSFTRAAERMHVAQPGVSAQIRRLERELGQELLERSGRTVRLTDVGAAALPHARAALAAVQGVREAVDELAGLVRGQVALGAVTSAGPVGLPDLLAGFHERYPAVEITLAEANSDTMLTALREGRLDLAIVGLAAEPPPGIATQVLIDEPFLAVTAPSGPLAGRAEVAPADLAGPPLMALPKGTGLRTALDRAFAAEGLTPRIAFEAADPNVLVQLAVRGLGVAVVPESLARYHEGDVRVLGIVRPRLRGVLALAWRAEGPIGPAARALIAFARTHLPRPTRPGRP from the coding sequence ATGGAACTGCACCAGCTCGCGTACTTCGTCGCCGTCGCGGAGGAGGGCAGCTTCACGCGCGCGGCGGAGCGGATGCACGTCGCCCAGCCCGGGGTGAGTGCGCAGATCCGGCGGCTCGAGCGCGAGCTGGGCCAGGAGCTGCTGGAGCGCTCCGGCCGCACCGTCCGGCTCACCGACGTCGGCGCGGCCGCGCTGCCGCACGCCCGGGCCGCGCTCGCGGCGGTGCAGGGCGTGCGCGAAGCCGTCGACGAGCTGGCCGGGCTGGTCCGCGGCCAGGTCGCGCTCGGCGCCGTGACGTCGGCGGGCCCGGTCGGGCTGCCGGACCTGCTTGCCGGGTTCCACGAGCGCTACCCGGCGGTGGAGATCACGCTGGCCGAGGCCAACTCCGACACGATGCTGACGGCGTTGCGGGAGGGCCGGCTCGACCTGGCGATCGTCGGCCTCGCGGCCGAGCCGCCGCCGGGCATCGCGACGCAGGTGCTGATCGACGAGCCGTTCCTGGCCGTCACGGCGCCGTCGGGTCCGCTGGCCGGCCGCGCGGAGGTCGCGCCGGCCGACCTGGCCGGACCGCCGCTGATGGCCCTGCCGAAGGGCACCGGCCTGCGCACGGCGCTGGACCGGGCCTTCGCGGCCGAAGGGCTGACGCCGCGGATCGCGTTCGAGGCGGCGGACCCGAACGTGCTGGTGCAGCTGGCGGTGCGCGGCCTCGGCGTGGCGGTGGTGCCGGAGTCACTGGCCCGCTACCACGAGGGTGACGTGCGGGTGCTCGGCATCGTCCGGCCGCGGCTGCGCGGGGTGCTGGCCCTGGCGTGGCGCGCGGAGGGCCCGATCGGCCCGGCGGCCCGCGCCCTGATCGCGTTCGCCCGGACGCACCTGCCCCGCCCCACTCGGCCGGGGCGTCCGTAG
- a CDS encoding acyltransferase, with protein sequence MSHEDYLGSRRFPGLDGLRALAATMVIFFHFGGPKWGWLSGWVGVYIFFVLSGFLITTLLLREQDRTGRISLSNFYIRRVFRILPPYLVILGGIVAFVVLRGEFHARDFPNALKFYLTFLNEFLPSFTNGTDNFFSGSWTLGIEEKFYLVWPFLLVAIGIGAAKRKFVLVGVAMVTLLALVPLTTGGWILGDSKVAIYRSTIHYFILASGCLLAILLHYRRGYALLKPLTHPLAAIPIVAAFGLLHTNLDTLWNETRQNLLLLVGYTVLTMLLLIVLVSPGPLRWLLGTAPMRFVGERSYSLYLLQGPVHFAVVQAVPGLVVNRTVTALTVFLVGLAIADLIHRWVEKPLIDVGKRLITRKEARREEREAVEQPAEPRVEPSPASAKTPVS encoded by the coding sequence ATGAGCCATGAGGACTACCTCGGCAGCCGGCGCTTCCCCGGGCTCGACGGCCTGCGCGCGCTGGCCGCGACGATGGTCATCTTCTTCCACTTCGGCGGCCCGAAGTGGGGCTGGCTGTCGGGCTGGGTCGGCGTCTACATCTTCTTCGTGCTGTCCGGCTTCCTGATCACGACGCTGCTGCTGCGCGAGCAGGACCGCACCGGCCGGATCTCGCTGTCGAACTTCTACATCCGGCGTGTCTTCCGGATCCTGCCGCCGTACCTGGTGATCCTCGGCGGGATCGTCGCGTTCGTCGTGCTGCGCGGCGAGTTCCACGCCCGCGACTTCCCGAACGCGCTGAAGTTCTACCTGACGTTCCTCAACGAGTTCCTGCCGTCGTTCACCAACGGCACGGACAACTTCTTCAGCGGTTCGTGGACGCTGGGCATCGAGGAGAAGTTCTACCTGGTCTGGCCATTCCTGCTGGTCGCGATCGGGATCGGCGCGGCCAAGCGCAAGTTCGTGCTGGTCGGCGTGGCGATGGTCACGCTGCTGGCCTTGGTCCCGCTGACCACCGGCGGCTGGATCCTCGGCGATTCGAAGGTCGCGATCTACCGCTCGACCATCCACTACTTCATCCTGGCCAGCGGCTGCCTGCTGGCGATCCTGCTGCACTACCGCCGCGGGTACGCGCTGCTGAAGCCGCTGACGCACCCGCTGGCCGCGATCCCGATCGTCGCCGCGTTCGGCCTGCTGCACACGAACCTCGACACCCTGTGGAACGAGACGCGGCAGAACCTGCTGCTGCTCGTGGGGTACACGGTGCTGACGATGCTGCTGCTGATCGTCCTGGTCAGCCCGGGCCCGCTGCGCTGGCTGCTCGGCACGGCGCCGATGCGCTTCGTCGGCGAGCGGTCGTACTCGCTCTACCTGCTGCAGGGCCCGGTGCACTTCGCCGTCGTCCAGGCGGTGCCGGGGCTCGTGGTGAACCGCACGGTCACGGCGTTGACGGTGTTCCTGGTCGGCCTGGCGATCGCGGACCTGATCCACCGCTGGGTGGAGAAGCCGCTGATCGACGTCGGCAAGCGGCTCATCACGCGCAAGGAGGCCCGGCGCGAGGAGCGGGAGGCCGTCGAGCAGCCTGCCGAGCCTCGCGTCGAGCCGTCCCCGGCGTCGGCGAAGACGCCGGTTTCCTAG
- a CDS encoding nitroreductase family deazaflavin-dependent oxidoreductase produces MNKGVAEEFRANEGVVGGMFEGKNVLLLTTIGAKSGEERLSPLVYTRDGDRLVIAASMGGAPKNPAWFHNLVANPKVTLEVGTEKFEATATVIADRAERDRLYAGMVAHAEGFADYEKKTDRIIPIIVLER; encoded by the coding sequence ATGAACAAGGGGGTCGCCGAGGAGTTCCGCGCGAACGAGGGTGTCGTCGGCGGCATGTTCGAGGGCAAGAACGTGCTGCTTCTCACGACGATCGGGGCGAAGAGCGGCGAAGAGCGCCTGTCCCCGCTGGTCTACACCCGCGACGGCGACCGCCTGGTGATCGCCGCGTCCATGGGTGGCGCGCCGAAGAACCCGGCGTGGTTCCACAACCTGGTCGCGAACCCGAAGGTGACGCTCGAGGTCGGCACCGAGAAGTTCGAGGCGACGGCCACCGTGATCGCCGACCGCGCCGAGCGCGACCGCCTGTACGCGGGCATGGTCGCCCACGCCGAGGGCTTCGCCGACTACGAGAAGAAGACCGACCGGATCATCCCGATCATCGTCCTGGAGCGCTAG
- a CDS encoding MarR family winged helix-turn-helix transcriptional regulator: MSTEAGPSVEDGVRQLLLLMPRLVGRAKRTPVPDELNGCTLAPRHLSLLSYLLFDGPMTVTELAGRLEVAPTTASLMVGDLSRQGVLNRAEDPADRRRTIVSIQPDKRPAVDAWLARGAQAWSNALTPLTPAERKLVISTLEAYERGSCEGPAC, translated from the coding sequence ATGTCAACGGAAGCCGGGCCGAGTGTCGAGGACGGCGTGCGGCAGCTCCTCTTGCTCATGCCGCGCCTGGTCGGCCGGGCGAAGCGCACTCCGGTCCCCGACGAGCTCAACGGCTGCACGCTGGCGCCGCGGCACCTCTCGCTGCTGTCCTACCTGCTCTTCGACGGCCCGATGACGGTCACCGAGCTGGCCGGCCGCCTGGAGGTGGCGCCGACGACGGCGAGCCTGATGGTCGGCGACCTCAGCCGCCAGGGCGTGCTGAACCGCGCCGAAGACCCCGCCGACCGCCGCCGCACGATCGTCAGCATCCAGCCGGACAAGCGCCCGGCCGTCGACGCCTGGCTGGCCCGCGGCGCGCAAGCGTGGAGCAACGCGCTCACGCCGTTGACGCCGGCCGAGCGCAAGCTGGTGATCTCGACGCTGGAGGCCTACGAACGCGGCTCCTGCGAAGGCCCCGCCTGCTAG
- a CDS encoding PLDc N-terminal domain-containing protein, with the protein MLYMDGLLGFVTLGLWIFCLVDVITTDESSCRNLPKTLWLLLVLLVPLVGSIVWLVAGRPQQVSRATGRYERTAPAFPEYDRPGRFAATSADDDEEFLRKCRERAEAQRKLAREKGSDA; encoded by the coding sequence TTGCTGTACATGGATGGGCTGCTCGGCTTCGTCACGCTCGGGCTGTGGATCTTCTGCCTGGTCGACGTGATCACCACGGACGAGTCGTCGTGCCGCAACCTGCCGAAGACGTTGTGGCTGCTGCTCGTGCTGCTGGTGCCGCTGGTCGGGTCGATCGTCTGGCTGGTCGCGGGGCGGCCGCAGCAGGTGTCGCGCGCCACCGGCCGCTACGAGCGCACCGCGCCCGCGTTCCCGGAGTACGACCGGCCGGGCCGGTTCGCGGCGACCAGCGCGGACGACGACGAGGAGTTCCTCCGCAAGTGCCGCGAGCGCGCCGAAGCGCAGCGGAAGCTGGCGCGCGAGAAGGGCAGCGACGCCTGA
- a CDS encoding cytochrome P450: MTQLTAPVPPVPADVPPGGVAWLRASVARFSNGADHVRRRALAVSLLAGIDEKALRDKAFAWTQRIVESVEDVDVMAVIARPVPVGVLAEALGLPDVSAEVTEVAAAYHPHVTPSDAAEAAMGRLVEVCGGAGEETAARIGLLVQACDATAGLIGNALSARLAGKPGELLADPPVLRTRRRVDGEDVSVELTGTPFGAGPRECPGPAHAIALATGVLRALRGFRLTEAETAWVSSPNLRMPRVLRVTRGSSAGGLC; encoded by the coding sequence ATGACCCAGCTGACCGCCCCGGTGCCACCCGTTCCCGCCGACGTCCCGCCCGGTGGCGTCGCCTGGCTGCGCGCGTCCGTCGCCCGTTTCAGCAACGGCGCCGACCACGTCCGGCGGCGCGCCCTCGCCGTGTCGCTGCTCGCTGGGATCGACGAGAAAGCGTTGCGGGACAAGGCTTTTGCGTGGACCCAGCGGATCGTGGAGTCAGTTGAAGACGTCGACGTGATGGCCGTGATCGCCCGGCCGGTGCCGGTCGGCGTGCTCGCGGAGGCGCTCGGGCTGCCGGACGTCTCGGCGGAGGTGACGGAAGTCGCGGCCGCGTACCACCCGCACGTCACGCCGTCCGATGCGGCGGAAGCGGCGATGGGACGGCTGGTCGAGGTGTGCGGGGGAGCCGGCGAAGAGACGGCCGCCCGGATCGGGCTGCTCGTCCAGGCCTGCGACGCCACCGCCGGCCTGATCGGCAACGCGCTTTCCGCGCGGCTGGCCGGAAAACCGGGCGAGCTGCTGGCCGACCCGCCGGTGCTGCGCACGCGCCGCCGCGTCGACGGCGAGGACGTCTCCGTCGAACTCACCGGGACGCCGTTCGGTGCCGGACCGCGCGAGTGCCCGGGGCCGGCGCACGCGATCGCCCTCGCGACCGGGGTTCTCCGGGCGTTGCGGGGTTTCCGCCTGACAGAAGCGGAAACGGCGTGGGTGTCGTCGCCGAATCTCCGGATGCCCCGAGTACTGCGGGTGACCCGCGGAAGTTCCGCCGGTGGCCTCTGCTAG
- a CDS encoding GNAT family N-acetyltransferase has product MLPATKGIFDRLSRRGRLMSKRACDRSGHVVRSGRFLFRTPTAWEYAAAVACGSDPAAQRWLGWQRDSIVARGARADALRVVPGTGPDWVSPDPQSIDLVMIDLEAGRCVGLVSVHTGEDGGPETGGYLAPDYRGRGIGRTLFATGLVLAHDHLGLPRVRAGAEVGNVASARSLQAAGLARVAGPPTYRLPDGRVTEAWWFEHAVPRVTRCAGPQATWFPATSAL; this is encoded by the coding sequence ATGCTGCCAGCCACCAAGGGGATCTTCGACCGGCTCAGCCGGCGCGGGCGCCTGATGTCCAAGCGGGCCTGCGACCGGTCCGGCCATGTGGTGCGCTCCGGGCGCTTCCTGTTCCGGACGCCCACCGCCTGGGAGTACGCCGCCGCCGTCGCCTGTGGGAGTGATCCGGCCGCGCAGCGGTGGCTCGGCTGGCAGCGCGACTCCATCGTCGCGCGGGGGGCCCGGGCGGACGCGTTGCGCGTCGTGCCCGGTACCGGGCCGGACTGGGTGTCGCCCGATCCGCAGTCGATCGACCTGGTGATGATCGACCTCGAGGCCGGCCGGTGCGTCGGGCTGGTCAGCGTGCACACCGGCGAGGACGGCGGGCCGGAGACCGGCGGCTACCTCGCCCCCGACTACCGCGGCCGCGGGATCGGCCGGACGCTCTTCGCCACCGGGCTCGTCCTGGCGCACGACCACCTCGGCCTGCCGCGGGTGCGTGCCGGCGCGGAGGTCGGCAACGTCGCGAGCGCGCGGTCGCTGCAGGCCGCGGGGCTCGCCCGCGTCGCCGGCCCGCCGACCTACCGGCTGCCCGACGGCCGCGTCACCGAGGCCTGGTGGTTCGAGCACGCCGTCCCGCGGGTGACGCGCTGCGCCGGCCCGCAGGCGACCTGGTTCCCGGCGACGTCGGCGCTCTGA